The sequence GAAGGATTTCTTGCAGTGTCCAATTTAACGAAATCTTAACGTCACTGGTTTATTTCTCTTTTCTcttctattttattttgggTTTTTAATTCGTAATGATTCGGTTCGATTGCAAACCAAACTGTTATCAATAACTTCAAAACCTACCTGATAGCGGTAGGATAATATATTCGAAACTACTTCGAGGTCGTTAACTCATTCTAGTTTAATCTTGTATATTACGTACAATACAACACATCTCATAGAAAACGTATGAATAATGTCAATCTCCACAAGTGTACGATACTTGGCCCATAATCTCTACAGCAGTTGGTATTGCATGATCATACCTCGGAACATCCATCTCTCAAAATGTGCGGCAGTTTGAATTATCTTACATCTACGATAATGTTatgaaacaaattttcgattatttcagATCTTTTACACGGCGAATACGAATGGCAGGATCCAAAAAGTGACGAAGAAGTGTGAGTAATACCCATGTGACTAAAAAACGATGAAGTTTTATTACACCCTCCGGTGAATTGTAACTTTCAGGGTCAACATCACGTACATCGACAAGGACGGGAAACGGACACCGGTTCGGGGCAAAATAGGCGACAATGTCCTCTACCTTGCCCATCGATTCGGTGTGGAAATGGAGGGGGCTTGCGAGGCGTCTTTGGCCTGCACGACATGTCACGTCTATGTGCTTGGAGAATACGGGGACAAGTTACCACCCTCGGAGGAGAAAGAAGACGACCTGCTGGACATGGCAccatttttgaaggaaaattcCCGACTAGGTTGTCAGATAGTGCTCACCAAAGAGCTGGAAGGCATGGAGCTGCAGCTACCGCAAGCGACGAGGAACTTTTACGTGGACGGACACAAACCAAAGCCGCACTAGTCGAGATGGAGCAGAGGAATCAGAGTACAGTTTGGAAGCAAAACTATGCAGCGAGTTGTGTAGATTTACAGGTAGTAGTTACTATGTACATTGTTATAAAGAGTACTGAGCTTTTTTGGTTTTAAAGTACGGATATTGTGAAATACAAAAATGTGCCGTAAAGATGGATTTTCTTTTCATAATAGGACTGTTTTAGGCTATGTTAAAGCAACGCAAAGACTAGATCAGTTGCGTTTGATACAGGTACAATGGGATGGACGGTTTAAACATGCAGACAAGCTCAAAATTGTCGCATGATTTGGTCACATATCCCGATTCATGTTCTTCGCTACTTTTCCGGCCGATTCGATGCAAAGCGTCTTAGTGAAAGtagtgttttgcctttctcgtatccaAAGTATACGTAGGGGACCTGGGGGCATTATGAACACCCGGGGCAGATTGGACACCCCTTGTATCTTTTGAGTGTATACTTTATACAATACTTTATTTAAATGCCGTTGGTATTTCATTTTTCTTATTAGAATTTAATTTATCCCATATTGTTGTTAAAATAGGTAGTCAGAAATGTGAGTGTTATGGTTTCATATAACATTCGCACTCATACCGATTAACAAAAAGGTGGGATTAATGCGCCTTCCTTATTGATTACAAGCAAGCTGGACTcaagtagccgagaaggtatgcaaaaatttaatttcgataaaatttcagttgaatcaacacgttgagaaactattatatcgttaacaaatgaaaccgttgcaaaTTCTCACCGCTCTTTTAATATTTGTatgtttataagcatgcaacgtgcttcATAGCCAACTtaaaccaactaagctacgaaggacctccgtcggccttcgcaacctagcggctactgaatgagctcgaaattcccaaattggacgcatagtcaaatcactcgcaatccatttatcaagccaagccaacacttccacatgtgtatagtacacgttcacacatattagaggagcgtgagtatttagaatgtctggcggctacacaagagttagtttcgaatctaaaatcactGTTCTATATATCTGTTCTTTGCAAGACCAACTTTCTACACAAATGAAAGCTGATCCgagaagaaattctttcgatgtACCAAACACAGCCGCTTCGGGTCTGTCGCATTTggagaaataaaatgaaattaaacataaaagagacatttcaataattatcgaataaccctgatGGCAGA comes from Armigeres subalbatus isolate Guangzhou_Male chromosome 2, GZ_Asu_2, whole genome shotgun sequence and encodes:
- the LOC134214929 gene encoding adrenodoxin-like protein 1, mitochondrial, with protein sequence MSISTSVRYLAHNLYSSWYCMIIPRNIHLSKYLLHGEYEWQDPKSDEEVVNITYIDKDGKRTPVRGKIGDNVLYLAHRFGVEMEGACEASLACTTCHVYVLGEYGDKLPPSEEKEDDLLDMAPFLKENSRLGCQIVLTKELEGMELQLPQATRNFYVDGHKPKPH